ACGCGCCTGATGCAGATTCTCAAGAACCTGCTCTCGAACGCGTTCAAGTTCACGCAGCACGGCTCGGTCGAGCTCTCGCTGCAGCGCGCGGTGCGCGAAGTCGACGGCGTGCTCGGGCAGTACGTCGCCTTCTCCGTGCGCGACACCGGGATCGGGATCCCGGGCGACAAGCACAACGTCATCTTCGAGGCGTTCCAGCAAGCCGACATGTCGACGGCCCGCAAGTACGGCGGCACCGGCCTGGGCCTGGCGATCTCGCGCGAGATCGCAGGGCTGCTCGGCGGCGACATGACGGTCGAGTCCGAGCCGGGCGCGGGATCGACGTTCACCTTCTACCACCCGCTCGAGCGCACCGGGCGCGCCGCGACTGCCGTCGACGGCGTCTACGTTCCGCCGCCGGTAAGGCCGGTCGTCCCCGACGACGTGCCGCTGCTCGACCCGGCCCGCACGATCCCGAGCGGTTCGGTCGAGGACGACCGCGCCGCGGTGCGGCCGCAAGACCGCGTCGTGCTCATCATCGAGGACGACGCCACCTTCGCGCGCATCCTCTTGGGGCTCGCGCGCGACCGTGGCTTCAAGGGACTGATGGCGAGCAACGGCGCCGACGGTCTTGCGCTGGCGCGGCAGTTCGTCCCCGACGCGATCACGCTCGACATCGGGCTCCCCGACGTCGACGGGTGGTCGCTGCTCGATCAGCTCAAGCGCGATCCGGCGACGCGGGCGATCCCGGTTCACGTGATCTCCGGCGAAGAGCAGTGGCAGAAGGCGCTCGACAGCGGCGCGTTCGCGCACCTGAAGAAGCCGGCCAGCGAGGACGCGCTCACGCAGGCGTTCGACAACCTGCTCGGGTTCGCCGACGCCGCCTCGCGCAACGTGCTCGTCGTCGAGGACGACGTCACGCAGCTCTCGGCGATGGCGAACCTGATCGAGTCGGGCGAGGTGACCGTCACCGCGGTCTCGACCGGCGCGCAAGCGCTCTCCGCGCTCGACGAAGCGCACTTCGACTGCGTGATCGTCGACCTCGGGCTGCCCGACATCGAAGGGCTGGCGCTGATCGAGAAGATCAAGCAGCATCCTTCGCACGTGCGCGTGCCGGTGATCGTCTACACCGGGCGCGAGCTGACCGAGCACGAAGAGAGCTCGCTGCGGCGGCTCTCCGAGTCGGTGATCGTCAAGGACGCGATGTCGCCCGAGCGGCTGATCGAGGAGACCTCGTACTTCCTCAACCAGGTCGAGGCGCGGCTCCCCGAGGTGAAGCGGCCGGTCCACGTCAACGGGAACGGCACGCTCGAGGGGCGCACGATCCTCATCACCGACGACGACACCCGCAACATCTACGCGCTGCGCAGCGCGCTCGAAGAGTTCAAGATGCTCGTCCTCACCGCCGAGTCGGGCGCGGAGGCGATCGGGCACCTGCGCACGCATCCTGAGATCGACGTCGTCCTGATGGACATCATGATGCCGGAGATGGACGGATACGAGACGATCCGCCGGATTCGCGCGCGCAACGAGTGGAAAGACCTTCCGATCATCGCGCTCACCGCGAAGGCGATGAAGGGCGACCGCGAGCAGTGTCTCGCGGCCGGCGCCTCCGAGTACATCTCGAAGCCGGTCGACATCGACCAGCTCGTCGCTTTGATCCGGGTGTGGCTGAACGTCGCCGCCTAACGTGATCGCGGAACGCATGGTTCCCGAGCCGCCTTCGGGCGGTGAGGGAACCCTCTCGCCGGGGGTCGCCGAGCTCGAGCTGCGGTTGCTGCTCGAGGCGGTGTACCGCGTCTCGGGCTTCGACTTCCGCGAGTATGCGCCGGCGACGGTGAAGCGGCGGGTCGCGGAGCGGGTGCGGGCCGAGGGGATGCGAACGATTTCCGGACTGATCGAGCGCGTGCTGCACGATCCGCCGGCGATGCTGCGCTTCGTCGACGCGCTCACCCACAACGCCAGCTCGCCGTTCCGCGAGCCGGCGTTCTTCACGGCGTTTCGCGAGCGCGTGCTGCCGCGGCTGCGGACCTTTCCGCACGTGCGCATCTGGGTGATCGGCGCCGGGGACGATGCGTACTCGCTGGGGATCCTGCTGCGCGAGGCGGAGCTCTATCACCGCGTGCGGATCTATGCGACCGACGCGGGGGAGGCGGCGACCGAGCGCGCCAAGGCCGGCGCGTTTCCGGTGGAGCTGCTCGACGAGTACGGGCAGCGGTACGCGGAGGCCGGCGGCGCGCGGCAGCTTTCCGACTACGTCGAGGTCGTCGGCGGGCAGGCGGTGTTCAAACCGGCGCTGCGCGAGCACATCGTCTTCGCGCAGCACAACCTCGCTTGCGATTCCTCCTTCAACGAGTTCCATCTCGTGGTGGCGCGGAACGTGATCACGCATTTCAACCGGACGCTCGCGTATCGTGCGCACCAGGTCATCTTCGAGTCGCTGATTCGGCTTGGGTATCTTGGGATGTCGGCGAAAGAGACGTTGCGGTATACGCCGCATCAGCGGGCGTACGAAGAGCTCGACGCTACCGAACGGTTTTATCGGCGGCTGCGGTAGCGCACCGGGACTTCGGCATCGGTCATCCGGGTATCGGTAGGGGTGCGACGTTGTTGCGGCGGGGACGCTCCCTGCGGCGCATCCATGCGCCTCCGGTCACTCGGGTTCGTCGTCGCTCCCGCCCTCCGGGCTCCGCTCCTCCTCAACGCCCCGCCACAACAACGTCGCACCCCTACCTCCAGGCACGACAACGGCGGGCGCTAGGGAATGAGGCCGCGGCGATACGCGGTAACCGCGGCTTGCGCGCGGTCGGAGGCCGAGAGCTTCGCCAAAATGTCGGCTACATGGCCTTTTACGGTGCCGAGACTTACATAAAGACGTTCGGCGATTTCGGCGTTGCCGATGCCGTCGGCGATCAGCTTGAGTATTTCCGTTTCGCGCGGTGTGAGGGGCGAGTGCTCAGGACGTTGCGCCGTGCCGCTGAGCTTGCGGAGGACGACGTGGGCGATGCGGGGGTCGAAGTAGGCGCCGCCGGCGGCGACTGCGCGGACGGCGTCGATCACGATGGACGGGTCGGACGATTTTACGCAGTAAGCGTCGGCGCCGGCGGCGAGGGCAGCTAGAACTTCATCGTCCATCTCTTGCATCGTCAGGATGACGACGTGCGGCGGTTCGGGCTTTGCTTTGATCTCGCGGGTCAGCGTGATTCCGTCTTTGCCGGGAAGACCAAGGTCGATCACCGCAACGTCGGGACGCCCGTGCGTAATCGCTCCTTCTCCAGCAATTCCGTCGGGCGCTTCGGCGACCACGTCGATTCCGGCGGCTTCCAGCGAAGTACGGAGGCCTGCGCGGACCAGCGCGTGGTCTTCGACCAGGACGACGCGAATCGCCCTGCGCCCGTCATCCTGAGCTTGTCGAAGGGCGCTCATGCCGACGCTTTCGGGAGCGAGAAGGTGAACACCGAGCCGCGCGGGTCGCGGGGCGCGTAGCGGACGGTGCCGCCGCTCTCTTCGGCGATGCGGCGCACGATGTACAATCCTAAGCCCGTCCCGCCGCCGGTGCGCGAAGCGCTGGAGAAACGTTGGAACAACGCGGCGCGCGAGCGCTCGTCGATGCCGTAGCCGTCGTCGGCGACGATCACGTCGGTCCGGGCGGGTGACGGGACGACGCGCAGCTCCACGGTTCCGCCGGTTGGGGTGTGCTGCAGCGCGTTCGCGACTAGGTTTGCCAGCGCGCGCTTGACGTCGGCGCGCGCGGCGCGCGCGGCGGCGGGCGCGTTCGCGGTGACGGTGAGCGTGATCCCGCGCGACTCGGCCATTGCGCTCAGCTCCGAGGCGATCTCGCGGGCGACGGCGGCGAGGTCGAACGGCTCGCGCTCTGGATGACGGTCGCCGGACTCGAAGCGCGCAACGAGCAGCAGCGTCTCGGCGAGGCGGACGAGGTCGTCGATCGAGACGAGGCTGTCGCGCAAGACCGTTTGATAGCGGTCCGGGAGCGGGCCGTAGGCGCCGGTTGCAGCTTGGCGGAGCGTCATCGAGAGCGCGGCGAGCGGCGTGCGCAGGTCGTGCGAGATCGCGTAGACCAGGTCGCGAATCACCTCTTGGCGCTCGCCGAGCGCTTCGTTTCGCTCCGCGAGCTGGCCGAAGAGACGTGCTTGGCCCAGCGCGTTGACCGCCAGCGTCGCGAAGCTGCGCGCGGTTTGCAGCGCGGCGTCGTCGGGCGCTTCGCCGTCGTAGGCGACGACGAGCACGCCGAAGTTCGCGCCGCGGTCGGCGAGCGGAAGCGCGAGCGCGCTGTGCGCGTTCAGGCGGTCGAGCACGAAGCGCGCGACCGGATCGGCGGCGCGCACGACGCTGACGGTGCCGTCGTCGGCCACGCGGTGGACCAGCGAGACGATCTCGGACGAAGGGCGCTCGTCGAGGACCTCGACTTCGCCGGCGCCGTTGCGGGCCGCGAGGACCTCCTGTCCGGTCCGCGCGGGGTACCAGTAGGCCGCTTCACCGTCGAGCGCACCCGGCGCTTCGCGCACGATCGCGCGCGTGACGACGTCGGGGGAGAGCGAGGCACGAATCCGTTCCGCCGTTGCGGAAAGCGTCGCTTCGCGGCGGGCGCGCGCTTCTTGCGCGGCGAGGCGGCCGACCCGCTCCGCGCGCTCTTGCACCGCGGTGCTCAGATAGCCGACGAGCACGATCGAGAGCGCGGACAGGATACGGTCGCCGATCCCGATCGCGTCCCAGCGATAGCCGGCCTGCGCGGCGTTGACGAACGCCGCGACGGCATCGGCGATCAGCGACGCGATGACGAGCGCGGCGGTGAGGCGGCGGCTTTGCGTCAGCGCGGCGAGCACGATCGGGACGTCGAGCAGGATCGCGACGACGAGCGTCTGCGGCGTCAGCGCGTCGGCGACGAAGACGAGGGCGAGCAGCGCGAAGGCGGCAATGGCGACGGCTCGCGAGCGCACGAAAACGGCTTCGGGGACCCGCGGTCCCGCCCTGCGAAGAGCCGGACTCGTGCGCGAATCAGGACGCTCCGGGGCGGCGGCGCTGCTCGTCGAGCTCGGCCTCACGCCGAAGCTCACGATCTACCTCGCCGGCGCGCCCGGCGCCGGGAAAACGCACCGTCTGCTCACCGACGCGCTGCGCGAAGCGAAGGCCGGACGGCGCGTCGCGATCGGGTGGATCGAGACAAAAGGGCGGCCGCAGCTCGACACGCTGGCGGCGGCGTTCCCGCGGATCGCGCCGCGCCGTTATGCCGTGGGCGGCACGGTCGTGGAAGACTTCGATCTGGACGCGGCGCTGGAGAGCGACTGCGAGACGATCGTGCTCGACGAGCTCGCCCACTCCAATCCGGACGGGGCGCCGCACGCGAAGCGCTGGCAGGACGCGCTCGCGCTGCGCGAAGCGGGGAAATCGGTCCTCGGCGCGCTGAACGTGATGCACCTCGACACGGTCGCTCCCGTCGCCGAGCGCATCATCGGCTATCCGGTGCGCGAGATCGTGCCGATGGCGTTCCTGCGCAAAGCCGACCGGGTGATCGCGCTCGACGTCGCGCCCTCGATTCTGGAATCGCGCTTGCGGACGGGGCGGATCGTGCGCGACGAGGACGTCGAGCGCGCCGCGGCCGGCGTCTTCCAGCCGAAGAACTTGAGCATGATGCGCGAGCTGCTGCTGCGCGTCGTGGACGACCTCACCGTGCCGGTCGTCGCGCCGAGCAAAGTCTCGATCGCGCTGGCGGTCGTCGTCGGGCACGGCGATCCCGAGCCGTTCCTGCGCCGCGCGGCGGCCTTCGCCGACGCGCTGGACCTCGCGCTCGAGGTGACTTCCGTCGAGGCGAGCGATGCGCAGCGCGTCACCGACGTCACGCTGCGCGTCGACGGCGGCGTCGTTCCGCTCCCGCAGAAGCTCGCGCGTGGCGACTTGCACGACGTGCGCGCTTCGCTGGTGATCGTGCCGCGCGGCGGGCTCGCCGACCGCATCCTGGCGCAGCCGCTCGACCGCGATCTGCTCGTCGCCGATCCGGCCAGCGCGGCCCTGCGCGCCGGCGAGTCGGGCCGGCATCCCTACGGCTTCGCGCTCGGTGACCGGCTGCGCATCGGGTACGGGAAGTTGACGATCTATCTCGGCTCGGTGGCGGGGAGCGGCAAGACCTACGCGATGCTTGACCGCGCGCACCAGCTCCTCGACGAAGGCGTCGACGTCGTCGCCGCGCTGGTCGAGACGCACGGCCGCGAAGAGACGGCGGCGCTGCTGGCCGGGATCGAGCAGATTCCGCGCTTGCCGAACGGCGAGATGGACCTGCAAGCGCTGCTCGCGCGGCACCCGAAGATCGCGCTGATCGACGAGCTCGCGCACACCAACGTGACCGCCGGCGGGCGCGCGAAGCGCTACGACGACGTGATCGCGGTGCTGCGCAGCGGGATCGACGTGATCACCACCCTGAACGTGCAGCACTTCGAAGGGGTCGGCGACGCGGTCGAGCGGCTCACCGGGACGCGCGTGCGCGAGACGCTCCCCGACAGCGTCTTGGAGTTCGCCGACGAGGTCGTCTTCGTCGACGTGACGCCCGACGTGCTCCGGCAGCGGCTGCGCGAAGGGAAGATCTACCCGCGCGAGCGCGTCGACGCGGCGCTGGCGAACTTCTTCCGCACCGAGAACCTCGCCGCGCTGCGCGAGCTCGCGGTGCGCGAGATGCTGCGCGCGCGCTCGGAGCGGCGGCGCGAGCGGCCGTTCGTGCGCATCGTCCTGGGCGTCGCGCCGCGCGAGCGCGACGTCGAGCTCATCGAGCGCGCGGGGCGGCTCGCGAAGCGGCTCGACGTCGATTTGCGCGTCATGGTGGTGACGCCGCAGTCCGACGATGCGACGCGCGCGGTCGTCGCGGTGCTGGCGCGCGCGGCGCACGCCGCGCACGCGAGCTTCGTCCACGAGGTTGCGCCGGACGCGCCGGCGCGCGTCGCCGAGCGGCTCGCGGAAGGCGACGTCGTCGCGGTCGAGTCGCCGCGCAACCGCCGCAGGCTGTTCGGCAAGCACTCCTTTGCGGTGCGGCTGTTGGCCGCGGGCGCGCGCGAGATGCTGGTTCTCGCTCCGCGCCGGGACTCCGATCAGAAGTAGTAGCTGAGCCCGAAGCCGACGCCGTGGTACTTTCCGGTTGCGGCGGTCGGCGAGACGCTCGCCGACGCGTCGACTTGCAGCCGCGGGCCGAAGTCGTGGTACACGCCGTAGATGTACTGCGTGCGGGTCGCCGTGCCGGGGCCGTTCGCCTGCGAGAACGTCGCGATCTCGGCGTACGCGCCGTTCGCGTTCGGCAGCGTGATCCCGAGGTTCAGCGAGGGGACGAACGAGTTCCAGCGCTGCGGGCCGTTGGTGAGCGACTGGGACTGCGCCGTCGCCGCCAGCGAGAAGACGGGCGAGAGCGTGTACCCCGCGTTGAGGGCGTAGATCGCGGTCGTTCCGTTCGCCGAGACGCCGTTCAAGCCGGTCGGCGCGGTGAAGAACGCCTGGCCGCCCCAGTTGAACTTCGGCGTGTAGCCGAACACGTACTTGAGGCCGGCGCCGACGTCGCTCGCGCCGGTCGTCGCCGGCGGTCCGCCGATGCTGGAGCGCACGATCTGCGGCGGCGCGATCTGCAGCTCGAGGGCGGGAACCTTCGTCCCGATCCGGATCAGCGTCTGCGGATAGGTCACCGTGTTTCCGATGCCCGGCGAGGTCGCGTTCAAATAGCCCAGCTCGACCTCGACGTGGTTCGGGCGCACCGTGCAGACGGAGTTCGTCACCGTCGGCCGCGTGACGATCGCGCTGATCGACGTGCACGGGTCGTTCGCGCCGAACGCCGGTCCGATCGGGTTCGGCGCAGATGACGGCGCGGGAGACGGCGACGGAGTCGTTTGCGCGAGCGCGCCCTTCGACAAGCTCAGGACGACAAAGGCGCTCAGCGCGACGACGCGGCTCACGGTGTGGGCGCGGCTCGTGGAGGCGACGGGGGTCACGGTTTCGTGGCGGCTCCTTGCGCGTCGAGGGCGCGGTTCAGTTGGAGAACGTTCACGCGCGGCTCGCCGAGCAGGCCGAACTGACGCGGCGTGACGTGCGCCGCGATCAACGCGCGCACTGCGGCCAGCGGCAGCGCGCGCGCCTTCGCGACGCGCGCCGCCTGATAGTATGCGCCTTCGGGAGAGATGTCGGGATCGATCCCGCTCGCGCTAGACGTGATCAGGTCCATCGGGATAGGTCCGGTCGCGTCGGGGTTCTCCTTCTTCAGCGCGGCGATCGTGCTCTTCGTGGCGTCGAGCAGCTTCTTGCTGGTCGGGCCGTAGTTCGTGCCGCCGGTCTGCGTCGGATCGTAGCCTTTGCCGGCCGCCGACGGACGGCCGTGGAAGTAACGCGGTTTCGTCCAGTTTTGCCCGACGAGCTCCGAACCGATCAGCGTGCCGTTCCGGTCGTAGACCAGCGAGCCTTCGGCCTGGTGGTGGAACAGGACCGTCCCGATTCCCCAGATGGCCAACGGATAGATCAGGCCGAGCGCGATCACCGAGACGATCGTGTAGAGCAGCGAGGTGGTGAGGTGCCGCAGCGTGCCTTCGCGCGCCTCGGTCGTGTCTTGCGTGGTGTTCGTTGCCATGTCAGTGCGTTCCGGTGAGGTGGAGGCCGACCAGGATCAAGTCGATCGCCTTGATCCCGATGAACGGGGCGATGATCCCGCCCAGCCCGTAGACGAACACGTTCTCGCGCAGCACGGCGTCCGCGCCGCGCGGGCGATAGGCGACGCCGCGCAAGGCGAGCGGGATCAGCGCGACGATGATCAGCGCGTTGAAGACGATCGCCGAGAGGATCGCGCTCTGCGGCGTCGCGAGCCGCATCACGTTCAGCGCGTCCATCGCGGGATACGCCGCCGCGAACATCGCCGGCAGGATCGCGAAGTACTTCGCGACGTCGTTGGCGATCGAGAACGTCGTGAGCGAGCCGCGCGTCATCAACAGCTGCTTGCCGATCTCGACGACCTCGATCAGCTTGGTGGGATCCGAGTCGAGGTCGACCATGTTGGCCGCCTCTTTGGCGGCCTGCGTCCCGCTGTTCATCGCCACGCCGACGTCGGCTTGCGCGAGCGCCGGCGCGTCGTTCGTGCCGTCGCCGGTCATCGCGACGAGCCGGCCTTCGCCCTGCTCGCGCCGGATGAGCGCCATCTTCGTCTCGGGCGTGGCCTCGGCGAGGAAGTCGTCGACGCCCGAGTCGCGGGCGATCGCGGCCGCGGTGAGCGGGTTGTCGCCGGTGATCATCACCGTGCGGATCCCCATCGCGCGGAGGCGGTCGAAGCGGACGCGCATGTTCGGCTTGAGGATGTCCTTGAGCGCGATGCATCCGAGCACGCGCCCGCGCTCCGCGAGCAGCAGCGGCGTCCCGCCGGCGCGGGCGATCTTCTCGACCTCGGCCGCCAGGACGTCAGTGCCGACCGCCGGTTTCGCGGTCGTCGTCGCGCCGCCGCCGCCCGCCGTAACGGCACCCGCGCCGTTGTTTTGCGCGACCCAGGCGCGGACTGCGTCGGGGGCGCCCTTGCGCAGCTGAGAGCCGTCGGCATAGTCGACGCCCGACATGCGTGTGTACGCGCTGAACGGCACGACCGTCGCATCGTGCGGGAGCGCGCCGGCCGCCGCGTCTTGCACGGCGAGCCCACCTTGCGACCCCGCGAGGAGAACGAGGGAACGTCCTTCGGGCGTCTCGTCGGCAAGCGAGGCGAAATACGCGGCGCGGTAGGCCTCGGCGTCGCTCACGCCGGGCGCCGGTATGATCTCGGTCGCCTGGCGGTTTCCGAGCGTGATCGTGCCCGTTTTGTCGAGCAGAAGCGTGTCGACGTCGCCGGCCGCTTCCACGGCGCGGCCGGACATCGCCAGCACATTGCGCTGCAGAACACGGTCCATCCCCGCGATGCCGATCGCGCTGAGCAGCCCGCCGATCGTCGTCGGAATCAGGCACACCAGGAGCGCGATCAGGACGACGACGCTCGGCACCGCGCCGGCGTAGATGGAGAACGGCGCCAGCGTCGCGACGGCGATGACGAAGATGATCGTCAGCCCCGCGAGCAAGATCGCGAGCGCGATCTCGTTCGGCGTCTTCTGGCGTTGCGCGCCTTCGACGAGCGAGATCATCCGGTCGAGGAACGTCTCGCCGGGATTCGCGCTGACGACGTAGACGATCCGGTCGGAGAGAACGCGCGTTCCGCCGGTCACCGACGAACGGTCACCGCCGGCTTCGCGGATCACCGGTGCGGACTCGCCGGTGATCGCCGACTCGTCGACCGTCGCCGCGCCTTCGACGATCTCGCCATCGGTCGCGATCAGATCGTTCGCCTCGGCCACGACGCGGTCGCCGCGGCGCAACTGCGTCGCCGGCACGTTCTCTTCTCGCGCGCCGCGGGAGCCGTCGGAAGAATCGACGAGGCGACGGGCGAGCGTCTCGGTCTTCGTTCGGCGCAGGTACTCCGCTTGCGCCTTGCCCCGCCCTTCGGCCATCGCTTCGGCGAAGTTGGCGAAGAGAACGGTGAACCACAGCCAGGCGGAGATCGCGAGGTCGAACGAAGCCTGCCCGTTCCGCACGTCCCGGAACGCGTAGAAGATCGTAACGACCGCCCCGATCTCGACGACGAACATCACCGGGTTGCGGATCTGCACCCGCGGGTCCAGCTTGACGAACGACGACCGGATCGCCGGCCAAACGATCCCCGGATCGAGCAATGAACGTGTGCGCGCCGCCATCTCAGTAGACCTTCCCTTGCAGGTTCAGGAGGTGCTCGACGATCGGGCCGAGCGCGTCGGCCGGGAAGAACGTGAGCGCGCCGAGGATAACGATCACGCCGATCAGCAGCACGACGAAGATCGGCGACGTCGTGCGGAACGTGCCGGCGGTCGTCGCCACCGCCTGTTTGCCGACCAGCGAGCCGGCCAGGGCGAGGACCGGAATCATGATCGCGATGCGGCCGAAGAGCATCACGACGCCGCCCGAGACGTTCCACCACGTGTTCGGCGAGAGTCCGGCGAACGCCGACCCGTTGTTGTTCACCATCGACGAGTACGCGTAGAGGATCTCGCTGAAGCCGTGCGGCCCGCCGTTGTTCAGCGTCGCGAGACCGGCGGGAAGCACCGCCGCGATCCCCGCCGGAACGAGCGCGAACACCGGAACGACGAGCGCGGCGAGGATCGCCAGCTGAACCTCGCGCCGTTCGATCTTCTTCCCGAGATACTCCGGCGTCCGGCCGACCATCAAGCCGGCGATGAACACCGTCAGAATCGCGTAGTAGATGATCCCGTAGAAGCCTGAGCCGACCCCGCCGAAGACGACTTCGCCGAGCTGCATGTCGAACATCGGCACGAGCCCGCCGAGTGCGGTGAACGAGTCGTGCATCGCGTTGACCGCCCCGCACGACGTGTCCGTCGTCATCGTCGCGAACAGCGCCGAGGCGGCGACCCCGAAGCGCGCTTCCTTGCCTTCCAAATTCGGGCCCGCGACGCCGAGCGCGTGGACCGCCGGGTTACCGGCCGCTTCGGCCCAGTACGCGACGGCGAACCCGACGATGAACAGCGTGCTCATCGCGCCGAACAGCGCCCAGCCTTGCCGCTGGTCTCTCACGTACCGCCCGAAGGTGTACGTCAGCGCGCCGCCGATGAGGAAGATGCAGACGAGCTCCAGCAGGTTGGTGAAGCCGTTCGGGTTTTCCCAGGGCGCCGCCGAGTTCGCGTTCACGAAGCCGCCGCCGTTGGTGCCGAGCTCTTTGATGATCTCTTGCGAGGCCATCGGCCCTTGCGGCAGCGATTGCTTCGCGCCTTCGAGCGTCGTCGCGGTCGGGTACGCGTTAAAGTTCTGCGGGACGCCTTGCGAGAGCAGGATCAACGCGCCGGCGAACGAGATCGGCAGCAGCACGTACAGCGACGCGCGGGTCAGGTCGACCCAGAAGTTTCCGATCGTGCGCATCTGCCGGCGCGCGAGCGCGCGGATCAGCGCGACGCAGATCGCGATCCCGGCCGCCGCCGAGACGAAATTGTGCCACGCCAAGCCGGCCATTTGCGAGAGGTAGCTCATGGTCGACTCGCCGCTGTAGAACTGCCAGTTCGTGTTCGTCATGAACGAGATGGCGGTGTTCCAGGCCAGGTCGGGCGCGAGGTTTCCGAAGCCCTGCGGGTTCAGCGGCAAGAACGCTTGCAGCCGCAAGAGCGCATACAAATACAGGAAGCTGATCAGCGAAAACGCGAGCACGGCGAAGGCGTAGCCCTTCCAGCCCATCTCGCGCGACGCGTCGATGCGGGTGAGGCGGTAGATGACGCGTTCGAGCGGTTCCAGCACCGGCGTGAGGAACACGCGCTCGCCTTCGAAGACGCGCGCCATATAGCTGCCGACCGGCTTTACCAAGAGGCAAACGATCGCGAAGATGACGGCGGCTTGCAACCACCCGGTCAAACTCATCGTGCGCCTCCCTCAGAAGCGTTCGGGACGCAGCATCGCGTACGTCAAGTACACGAGCGCGAGGACGGCCAGGCCTAGGCCGACGATCAAGTCGAGCGTCATATCTTCTCGCAGCCGATCACGTAGCGGTCGAGCAGCCAGAACGAAGCTGCCGTCAGCGCCAGGAGTCCCAGCTCCAAGAGCACGTTCATCGAGAGCATCGCATCCATCATAGGCTGCCTCCGCACCGGCCGGTACCGGCCGTTCGGCCGAACCGTTCGGCCGGTCGGCGACCCCGGATACAGGCAAAGTTTCGGCCGATGGGCGGTTCTACGGCCAAGGCCCGCTCGGCTACGATCGGTGGACATGAACGGCTGGCTCGAAGCTGCGGCGCTGGTGATCGTGCTCACCGCGGTCACTCCGCTGCTGGGCCGTTACCTGACCGCCGTCTTCGAGGGGCCACCGACCGGTGTTCGGCGGGTCTTCGGCGGCGTGGAAAACGCTATCTATCGCCTATGCCGGATCGATCCGCGGCACGAGATGCGATGGACGACGTACTTTTGGGCGATCGTCGCGTTTACCGCGGTTTCGAGCGCGGCGCTGTTCGCGCTGCTGTTGCTGCAGGCGGTGCTGCCCTTCAATCCTCAGCGGTTCGCGAACCTTTCGCCGCTGCTCGCGTTCAACGTCGCAATCAGCTTCGCGACGACGACCAACTGGCAGGCGTACAGCGGTGAGTCCGCGCTCGGATATCTCGCGCAGATGGCGGGGCTCGCGTGGCAGAACTTCGTCGCCGCCGCGGCCGGGCTCGCGGTCGCGATCGCGGTGATCCGCGGCTTCACCCGCTCTCGCGGCGCGACGCTCGGAAATTTCTGGGTCGATCTCACGCGCTCGCT
The nucleotide sequence above comes from Candidatus Eremiobacterota bacterium. Encoded proteins:
- the kdpB gene encoding potassium-transporting ATPase subunit KdpB, whose amino-acid sequence is MAARTRSLLDPGIVWPAIRSSFVKLDPRVQIRNPVMFVVEIGAVVTIFYAFRDVRNGQASFDLAISAWLWFTVLFANFAEAMAEGRGKAQAEYLRRTKTETLARRLVDSSDGSRGAREENVPATQLRRGDRVVAEANDLIATDGEIVEGAATVDESAITGESAPVIREAGGDRSSVTGGTRVLSDRIVYVVSANPGETFLDRMISLVEGAQRQKTPNEIALAILLAGLTIIFVIAVATLAPFSIYAGAVPSVVVLIALLVCLIPTTIGGLLSAIGIAGMDRVLQRNVLAMSGRAVEAAGDVDTLLLDKTGTITLGNRQATEIIPAPGVSDAEAYRAAYFASLADETPEGRSLVLLAGSQGGLAVQDAAAGALPHDATVVPFSAYTRMSGVDYADGSQLRKGAPDAVRAWVAQNNGAGAVTAGGGGATTTAKPAVGTDVLAAEVEKIARAGGTPLLLAERGRVLGCIALKDILKPNMRVRFDRLRAMGIRTVMITGDNPLTAAAIARDSGVDDFLAEATPETKMALIRREQGEGRLVAMTGDGTNDAPALAQADVGVAMNSGTQAAKEAANMVDLDSDPTKLIEVVEIGKQLLMTRGSLTTFSIANDVAKYFAILPAMFAAAYPAMDALNVMRLATPQSAILSAIVFNALIIVALIPLALRGVAYRPRGADAVLRENVFVYGLGGIIAPFIGIKAIDLILVGLHLTGTH
- the kdpA gene encoding potassium-transporting ATPase subunit KdpA, translating into MSLTGWLQAAVIFAIVCLLVKPVGSYMARVFEGERVFLTPVLEPLERVIYRLTRIDASREMGWKGYAFAVLAFSLISFLYLYALLRLQAFLPLNPQGFGNLAPDLAWNTAISFMTNTNWQFYSGESTMSYLSQMAGLAWHNFVSAAAGIAICVALIRALARRQMRTIGNFWVDLTRASLYVLLPISFAGALILLSQGVPQNFNAYPTATTLEGAKQSLPQGPMASQEIIKELGTNGGGFVNANSAAPWENPNGFTNLLELVCIFLIGGALTYTFGRYVRDQRQGWALFGAMSTLFIVGFAVAYWAEAAGNPAVHALGVAGPNLEGKEARFGVAASALFATMTTDTSCGAVNAMHDSFTALGGLVPMFDMQLGEVVFGGVGSGFYGIIYYAILTVFIAGLMVGRTPEYLGKKIERREVQLAILAALVVPVFALVPAGIAAVLPAGLATLNNGGPHGFSEILYAYSSMVNNNGSAFAGLSPNTWWNVSGGVVMLFGRIAIMIPVLALAGSLVGKQAVATTAGTFRTTSPIFVVLLIGVIVILGALTFFPADALGPIVEHLLNLQGKVY
- a CDS encoding potassium-transporting ATPase subunit F, which gives rise to MTLDLIVGLGLAVLALVYLTYAMLRPERF